A window from Corynebacterium singulare encodes these proteins:
- the mltG gene encoding endolytic transglycosylase MltG, translating into MEPHHVKRRQRGLAVLIASLVLIIGALGYIGFRLLGGGSSLDYEGQGNGVVQLVEVPEGSSMSHLAPELAERNVVKTAEAFSSAANSNPRASQVKPGFYRLQEEMSAKSAVEALLDDANMVDLLDVQGGATLSDVNVLGGDVRYGIYSLISQVSCKEGGCVSAEELEKIAATVDPAELGAPEWALDAIRARGEDPKRLEGLIAPGQYVLDPNMDAQEILTDLISRSTKKYNDTNIVERAEAVGLSPYELLTSASLVERESPAGEFDKVARVILNRLDEPMRLELDSTVNYGLEDVELATTDDDRGRETPWNTYAKDGLPDTPIASPSNEAIDAMENPVEGNWLFFVTVDSQGTTVFTDNYDEHLANVDEAVRSGILDSQRDAEGADEAPADAPAEGQ; encoded by the coding sequence ATGGAGCCCCACCACGTTAAGCGCCGCCAGCGAGGACTGGCAGTACTTATCGCCAGCCTAGTTCTCATCATCGGTGCACTGGGTTACATCGGATTCCGCCTTCTGGGAGGAGGAAGCAGTTTGGATTACGAAGGACAGGGCAATGGTGTTGTCCAGCTCGTTGAAGTTCCCGAGGGATCGTCCATGAGCCATCTGGCCCCTGAGCTCGCCGAAAGAAACGTGGTCAAGACTGCGGAAGCCTTCTCCTCCGCGGCCAATAGTAACCCCCGCGCGAGCCAAGTTAAGCCGGGCTTCTACCGTCTCCAAGAGGAGATGAGTGCAAAGTCTGCCGTGGAAGCTCTTCTCGATGATGCCAACATGGTTGATCTCCTGGATGTGCAGGGAGGCGCTACGTTGAGTGACGTCAACGTGCTCGGCGGCGATGTTCGTTACGGTATTTACTCGTTGATCTCCCAGGTCTCCTGCAAGGAGGGCGGCTGTGTTTCGGCGGAGGAACTTGAGAAGATTGCTGCCACTGTAGACCCTGCAGAGTTGGGCGCTCCTGAGTGGGCTCTGGATGCCATCCGTGCGCGTGGTGAAGATCCAAAGCGCCTCGAGGGCCTCATCGCACCAGGCCAGTACGTTCTTGACCCGAACATGGATGCCCAGGAAATTCTCACCGACCTCATTAGTCGTTCGACGAAGAAATACAACGACACGAACATCGTCGAGCGCGCCGAGGCCGTTGGGTTGTCTCCGTATGAGCTGCTCACCTCCGCCTCCTTGGTGGAGCGTGAGTCCCCGGCAGGAGAGTTCGATAAGGTCGCCCGCGTTATCCTTAACCGCCTCGATGAGCCGATGCGCCTGGAACTTGATTCCACGGTGAACTACGGGCTTGAGGACGTCGAGCTGGCTACCACAGATGATGACCGCGGCCGCGAGACACCGTGGAACACCTACGCCAAGGATGGTTTGCCGGATACCCCAATTGCGTCGCCATCGAACGAGGCCATTGATGCTATGGAAAACCCGGTGGAGGGCAACTGGCTCTTCTTCGTTACCGTAGATAGCCAGGGCACCACGGTATTTACGGACAACTACGACGAGCACCTTGCCAACGTGGATGAGGCAGTACGCTCGGGCATTCTGGATAGCCAGCGTGATGCGGAGGGCGCCGACGAGGCACCTGCCGATGCGCCGGCTGAGGGGCAGTAG
- a CDS encoding prepilin peptidase — protein sequence MGVLIFLAWGCALFVYDVRYKRLPNFLTLPAAAVSLWWFSPAGLVWPGMYLALALTFRTGSIGGGDLKLALPLGMMVAHVGGVVGVLGAMMGAALSTVLWGIVVRDKAPAHGPGMLISAALVVMFSTNTV from the coding sequence ATGGGGGTTCTTATATTCCTGGCGTGGGGGTGCGCCTTATTTGTCTATGACGTGCGGTACAAACGCCTGCCTAATTTCCTCACACTTCCCGCGGCCGCTGTGTCGCTGTGGTGGTTTAGTCCAGCTGGGCTTGTGTGGCCCGGAATGTACCTAGCGTTGGCGCTGACTTTCCGCACTGGCAGCATCGGGGGCGGTGACCTGAAGTTGGCGCTACCGCTGGGCATGATGGTTGCCCACGTAGGGGGAGTGGTGGGGGTGTTGGGGGCGATGATGGGGGCGGCGCTCAGCACTGTGCTGTGGGGCATCGTGGTGAGGGACAAAGCTCCTGCACACGGGCCTGGCATGCTGATCTCAGCCGCACTTGTAGTGATGTTTAGCACCAACACGGTGTGA
- the aroC gene encoding chorismate synthase: MLRWTTAGESHGQALIALIEHMPAGVPVSQNDIALQLSRRRLGYGRGARMKFEADDLTLLSGIRHGKTLGSPIAIMIGNTEWPKWTTIMSPDALDVDDPEVAKAMASGRGAPLTRPRPGHADFAGMVKFGHEEARPILERSSARETAARVAAATVARNFLRETLGVEVLSHVISIGPSDPYEGPHPRFADLESIDASPVRACDKAAEESMISEIESAKKQGDTLGGIVEVIVEGLPIGLGSHTSGEDRLDAQLAAALMGIQAIKGVEVGDGFEEARRRGSEAHDEMVRVDGGVERESNRAGGLEGGMTNGQTLRLRAAMKPISTVPRALKTVDMASGDAATAIHQRSDVCAVPAAGVVAEAMVALVLARAVLEKFGGDSLEETKRNIANYQEYVAGRFEWGDA, from the coding sequence ATGCTTCGTTGGACTACCGCAGGTGAATCCCACGGCCAAGCGCTCATCGCACTGATCGAGCACATGCCCGCCGGGGTTCCCGTCTCTCAGAATGACATTGCTCTCCAGCTCTCTCGTCGCCGTTTGGGCTATGGCCGTGGCGCCCGCATGAAGTTCGAGGCTGATGATCTGACCTTGCTTAGTGGTATTCGCCACGGAAAGACCCTGGGCAGCCCTATTGCCATCATGATCGGTAATACTGAGTGGCCGAAGTGGACTACCATCATGTCTCCGGACGCTCTTGACGTCGATGATCCCGAGGTAGCCAAGGCCATGGCCTCTGGCCGTGGCGCGCCCCTGACACGCCCACGCCCGGGCCACGCTGACTTCGCTGGCATGGTGAAATTTGGGCACGAGGAGGCACGCCCTATCCTCGAGCGTTCTTCTGCCCGCGAGACTGCTGCCCGCGTGGCGGCAGCAACCGTTGCGCGCAACTTCCTGCGCGAGACTCTTGGCGTGGAGGTGCTGTCTCATGTCATTTCCATCGGTCCATCTGATCCTTATGAGGGTCCGCACCCACGCTTCGCTGACCTCGAATCCATTGATGCTTCACCGGTCCGCGCTTGCGATAAAGCGGCGGAGGAATCGATGATTTCGGAGATCGAATCTGCCAAGAAACAAGGCGATACCCTCGGAGGTATCGTCGAGGTTATCGTCGAAGGCCTCCCTATCGGTTTGGGGTCTCACACCTCTGGCGAGGACCGCCTGGACGCACAGCTTGCTGCTGCGCTCATGGGCATTCAGGCTATTAAGGGCGTGGAAGTTGGTGATGGTTTCGAGGAGGCACGTCGCCGTGGTAGCGAGGCCCACGATGAAATGGTGCGCGTGGACGGGGGAGTAGAACGCGAAAGCAACCGCGCCGGTGGGCTTGAAGGTGGCATGACCAATGGCCAGACCCTGCGCCTTCGCGCAGCCATGAAACCGATTTCCACCGTTCCGCGCGCTCTCAAGACCGTGGACATGGCGTCCGGTGATGCGGCCACCGCCATCCATCAACGGTCAGATGTCTGTGCTGTGCCAGCCGCAGGTGTCGTCGCTGAAGCCATGGTGGCGCTCGTGTTAGCCCGCGCTGTCCTGGAGAAATTCGGCGGTGACTCCCTCGAGGAGACTAAGCGCAACATTGCCAACTACCAGGAGTATGTTGCCGGACGTTTTGAGTGGGGTGACGCATGA
- a CDS encoding shikimate dehydrogenase, whose product MPRAAVLGSPIAHSLSPVLHNAGYAALMLEDWEYTKHEVTDLPSFLETVGEDYRGFSVTMPLKFDALKCADIVSERAELIGSANTLVRTDSGWRADNTDTEGVLGALEELLGETRPATVLLIGAGGTARPVLWGLAQRGVTHVTVLNRSDRRAELRPLADALGITLRAATFTEDLMGLARSADLIVSTVPAAALEGHLSQLAQAPVFDVIYDPWPTPLTVYAAADGFATVGGHIMLANQAYSQFEQFTGHTAPRQEMLAALNAALS is encoded by the coding sequence ATGCCCCGCGCCGCGGTTCTAGGCAGTCCCATTGCCCATTCGCTGTCCCCAGTTCTCCACAATGCCGGCTATGCCGCGCTGATGCTTGAGGATTGGGAATACACCAAGCATGAGGTGACCGATTTGCCCTCCTTTTTGGAGACGGTCGGGGAGGACTATCGCGGCTTCTCCGTCACCATGCCGCTCAAGTTTGATGCTTTGAAGTGCGCCGATATCGTTAGCGAGCGCGCCGAGCTGATCGGCTCCGCCAACACTCTGGTGCGCACGGATTCTGGGTGGCGTGCGGACAACACCGACACTGAAGGTGTTCTTGGTGCGCTGGAGGAGCTGTTGGGAGAAACTAGGCCTGCCACTGTGCTGCTCATCGGGGCTGGGGGCACCGCGCGTCCAGTCCTGTGGGGTCTAGCACAGCGCGGAGTAACCCACGTTACTGTGCTCAATCGTTCCGATCGTCGTGCCGAGTTGCGCCCGCTTGCCGACGCCCTCGGGATCACCCTCCGTGCCGCCACCTTCACCGAGGACCTCATGGGCTTAGCTCGATCGGCAGACCTCATCGTGTCGACCGTGCCCGCGGCTGCACTTGAGGGTCACCTCTCACAGCTGGCTCAAGCTCCTGTGTTTGATGTGATTTATGATCCCTGGCCAACACCCTTGACCGTGTATGCGGCCGCTGATGGTTTTGCCACCGTGGGTGGCCACATCATGTTGGCTAACCAGGCCTATTCACAGTTCGAGCAATTCACTGGTCACACTGCACCGCGTCAGGAGATGCTTGCGGCTCTCAACGCCGCGCTGTCCTAG
- the aroQ gene encoding type II 3-dehydroquinate dehydratase: MTILVLNGPNLNRLGKRQPEIYGSESLGDIQKRVREAAGQEEIIFFQSNHEGELIEQVHRAADEGWPVIINPGGFTHTSVALRDALAEVADGAGFVEVHLSNVHAREEFRQHSYLSPIARGVIAGLGSYGYIAALGYFLAD, translated from the coding sequence ATGACGATCCTCGTCCTCAACGGCCCCAACCTCAACCGCTTGGGCAAACGTCAGCCGGAGATCTACGGCAGTGAGAGTCTGGGGGACATCCAAAAGCGAGTTCGAGAGGCTGCGGGGCAGGAGGAGATCATTTTTTTCCAGTCCAACCACGAGGGCGAACTTATCGAGCAGGTCCACCGCGCGGCGGACGAGGGATGGCCAGTTATTATCAACCCTGGCGGCTTTACTCACACCTCGGTGGCATTGCGCGACGCGTTGGCAGAGGTCGCCGACGGAGCCGGCTTCGTAGAGGTCCATCTGTCGAACGTGCATGCTCGTGAGGAGTTCCGTCAGCACTCCTATCTCAGTCCTATCGCACGCGGCGTTATCGCCGGTCTAGGCTCTTATGGCTATATCGCGGCTCTGGGGTACTTCCTGGCGGATTAG
- a CDS encoding M24 family metallopeptidase — protein MALADTRFGNRRRKLASTLSGQRIDAVVITHLTHVRYLTGFSGSNGGLLLRKDLSALMATDGRYTTQIAEEVPDIEAVLGRDVGPHLLSQLSGELRVGYEADYVSVSQLKRLEKAAPEGVTLVPVSGVIEDIRLVKDRVELEKLEELAALANQALTELVENGEVAAGRTERQVAADLEYRMRMLGSERVSFDTIVASGENSAKPHHGADDRELRNGDLVTIDFGAHLRGFNSDCTRTFAIGEATEFAKEIYDIVLRAQEAGVKASVPGTALVDVDAACRDIITEAGYGEYFVHSTGHGIGLDVHEGPSAAKTGKGELAEGMTLTIEPGIYVPGKGGVRIEDSLIITSGAPKIITAYPKDLQVL, from the coding sequence ATGGCTTTAGCTGATACTCGCTTTGGTAACCGCCGTCGCAAGCTCGCCTCCACGTTGTCTGGGCAGCGCATTGACGCCGTCGTCATTACGCATCTGACACACGTGCGCTATTTGACGGGCTTCTCTGGCTCCAACGGCGGCCTGCTGCTGCGCAAGGACCTCTCCGCGCTCATGGCCACTGACGGCCGCTACACCACGCAGATCGCTGAGGAAGTGCCGGACATTGAGGCCGTTCTCGGTCGCGACGTCGGACCGCACTTGCTGAGCCAGCTCTCCGGTGAGTTGCGCGTGGGGTATGAGGCTGATTATGTCAGCGTGTCTCAACTCAAGCGTCTGGAGAAGGCCGCTCCGGAAGGCGTTACCCTTGTGCCAGTCAGCGGAGTGATAGAGGATATCCGCCTGGTCAAGGATCGTGTTGAGCTGGAGAAGCTTGAGGAACTCGCGGCATTGGCAAACCAAGCTCTTACCGAGCTTGTAGAAAATGGTGAAGTCGCTGCTGGTCGCACCGAGCGCCAGGTGGCTGCGGACTTGGAGTACCGCATGCGCATGCTCGGTTCTGAGCGCGTGAGCTTCGATACCATCGTCGCATCCGGTGAGAACTCTGCGAAGCCTCACCACGGTGCCGATGACCGTGAACTGCGCAACGGAGACCTTGTCACCATTGACTTCGGCGCGCATCTGCGCGGCTTCAACTCTGATTGCACCCGCACCTTTGCTATCGGTGAGGCCACCGAGTTCGCCAAGGAAATTTATGACATCGTTCTGCGTGCCCAAGAGGCGGGTGTTAAGGCTTCGGTGCCGGGCACCGCGCTTGTCGACGTTGACGCGGCCTGCCGCGACATCATCACCGAGGCCGGATACGGCGAGTACTTCGTGCACTCTACGGGACACGGCATTGGTCTCGACGTCCATGAGGGCCCCTCGGCCGCCAAAACTGGTAAGGGTGAGCTCGCAGAAGGCATGACGCTAACCATTGAGCCAGGCATCTATGTGCCGGGCAAAGGTGGCGTGCGCATTGAAGACAGCCTCATCATCACCTCCGGCGCTCCGAAAATTATCACCGCCTATCCGAAGGACCTTCAGGTCCTCTAG
- the alaS gene encoding alanine--tRNA ligase gives MKTHEIRERFTQHFVKNGHEAVPSASLILDDPNLLFVNAGMVPFKPYFLGQQNPPFPNGTATSIQKCVRTLDIEEVGITTRHNTFFQMAGNFSFGQYFKEGAITHAWTLLTGSVDDGGLGLDPERLWVTVYLDDDEAADIWHEKIGVPRERIQRLGMEDNYWSMGIPGPCGPCSEIYYDRGPEYGKDGGPIADDNRYMEIWNLVFMQNERGEGIGKGNFEIVGELPKKNIDTGMGIERVACILQDVDNVYETDLLRPVIDVAQELTGATYTPDAPKEDLIRFRVVADHSRTGMMLILDGVTPGNEGRGYILRRLLRRIIRSAKLLGAQGETMERLMSTIMDTMTPSYPEIAENRERILRVAVAEEKAFLKTLESGTKLFDEAVDQLKHTSRAATPKVLSGAKAFELHDTYGFPIDLTLEMAQEAGLSVDMDGFDAAMGEQRRRAKADNQAKKHGHADLSIYREWVDNNPTVFTGYDTLESDAKVIGLVRDGEKVTEVQAGDTVEVILDQSPLYAESGGQTADRGRIISGETLLEVGDVQKVGKKLWVHKATVTSGGLELGTGVTAEVDQQWRHGAVQAHSATHLIHAALRQVLGPTAVQAGSLNRPGYLRFDFNYTEQLSQEQLEEIALITNQAVDQHFPVHTIETSLDKAKEMGAMALFGENYGSEVRVVEMGGPFSIELCGGTHVANTSEIGPVSVLGESSVGSGARRIEAYSGLDAFRYYSKETALVEGVSRELKVQTEDLPERIAQLTEKLKAAEKQIADLHKAQLMSQTADMIAGATDVNGFTVVSAKLPNGVNGGDLRTLASDIKNRLGDAAGIVVLASENEGGKLPFIVGATKAANERGVKAGNLVKTISSYVDGKGGGKPDMAQGSGATAAGLDAAFNAVRDELSAL, from the coding sequence GTGAAGACTCATGAGATCCGGGAACGCTTTACCCAGCACTTCGTCAAGAACGGTCACGAGGCCGTTCCCAGCGCGTCGCTGATCCTGGATGACCCGAACCTGCTCTTCGTCAACGCCGGCATGGTTCCCTTCAAGCCCTATTTCCTGGGCCAACAGAACCCGCCGTTCCCCAACGGCACTGCTACCTCCATCCAGAAGTGCGTGCGCACGCTGGACATTGAAGAGGTTGGTATTACCACTCGCCACAACACTTTCTTCCAGATGGCCGGTAACTTCTCCTTCGGCCAGTACTTCAAGGAAGGAGCTATTACCCACGCGTGGACGCTGCTAACGGGCTCGGTGGACGATGGCGGACTGGGGCTTGATCCGGAGCGTCTGTGGGTCACTGTGTACCTCGACGATGACGAGGCCGCCGATATTTGGCACGAGAAGATCGGCGTGCCCCGCGAGCGTATCCAGCGCCTCGGCATGGAGGACAACTACTGGTCCATGGGTATCCCCGGACCGTGCGGCCCCTGCTCCGAGATTTACTATGACCGTGGTCCTGAGTACGGCAAGGACGGCGGCCCCATCGCGGACGATAACCGCTACATGGAGATCTGGAACCTGGTCTTCATGCAGAACGAGCGCGGCGAAGGCATTGGTAAGGGCAACTTTGAGATCGTTGGCGAACTGCCGAAGAAGAACATCGATACCGGCATGGGCATTGAGCGCGTGGCCTGTATCCTGCAAGACGTTGACAATGTGTACGAGACCGATCTCCTGCGCCCAGTCATCGACGTAGCCCAAGAGCTAACCGGTGCCACGTACACTCCGGATGCGCCGAAAGAAGACCTCATTCGATTCCGTGTGGTGGCAGATCACTCGCGTACCGGCATGATGCTCATTTTGGATGGCGTCACCCCGGGTAACGAGGGCCGTGGCTACATCCTGCGCCGCCTGCTGCGCCGTATCATTCGCTCCGCCAAGCTGCTGGGCGCACAGGGCGAGACCATGGAGCGCTTGATGAGCACCATCATGGACACCATGACGCCGTCCTACCCGGAGATTGCGGAGAACCGCGAGCGAATCCTCCGCGTCGCCGTGGCCGAGGAAAAGGCCTTCCTCAAGACTTTGGAGTCTGGCACCAAGCTTTTCGACGAAGCCGTGGACCAGCTCAAGCACACCTCGCGTGCGGCGACCCCGAAGGTCCTTTCCGGCGCGAAGGCCTTTGAGCTGCACGATACGTATGGTTTCCCCATTGACCTCACTCTGGAGATGGCCCAGGAAGCAGGTTTGAGCGTTGATATGGACGGCTTTGATGCCGCCATGGGCGAGCAGCGCCGTCGCGCGAAGGCTGATAACCAGGCCAAGAAACATGGTCATGCCGACCTCTCTATCTACCGTGAGTGGGTGGACAACAACCCAACTGTCTTCACCGGCTACGACACCCTTGAGTCGGACGCCAAGGTGATTGGCCTTGTACGCGACGGTGAGAAGGTCACCGAGGTGCAGGCGGGAGACACCGTCGAGGTCATCCTTGATCAGTCGCCGCTGTACGCCGAGTCCGGCGGTCAGACTGCTGACCGTGGCCGCATCATCTCCGGCGAGACCCTGCTCGAGGTCGGCGATGTTCAAAAGGTGGGCAAGAAGCTCTGGGTTCACAAGGCTACCGTGACCTCCGGAGGACTGGAGCTGGGAACCGGCGTAACCGCCGAGGTAGATCAGCAGTGGCGCCACGGTGCCGTCCAGGCGCACTCTGCGACGCACCTCATCCACGCCGCCTTGCGTCAGGTGCTCGGCCCCACCGCAGTCCAGGCTGGTTCCTTGAACCGTCCGGGTTACCTGCGTTTTGACTTCAACTACACCGAGCAGCTCAGCCAGGAGCAGCTCGAAGAGATTGCTCTCATTACCAACCAGGCCGTGGACCAGCACTTCCCGGTTCATACCATCGAGACTTCCCTGGACAAGGCTAAAGAAATGGGCGCCATGGCGCTCTTTGGTGAGAACTACGGCTCTGAGGTTCGCGTTGTTGAGATGGGCGGCCCCTTCTCCATCGAGCTGTGTGGCGGTACCCACGTGGCGAACACCTCCGAAATCGGGCCGGTTTCCGTCTTGGGCGAGTCCTCCGTGGGCTCGGGCGCGCGCCGCATCGAGGCCTACTCGGGTTTGGATGCCTTCCGCTACTACTCCAAGGAGACGGCCCTTGTCGAGGGCGTATCCCGTGAGCTCAAGGTGCAGACAGAAGACTTGCCGGAGCGCATCGCCCAGCTCACTGAAAAGCTTAAGGCTGCAGAAAAGCAGATCGCTGACCTGCACAAGGCCCAGCTCATGTCCCAGACCGCGGACATGATTGCGGGGGCGACCGACGTCAACGGTTTCACCGTGGTGTCCGCCAAGTTGCCGAATGGAGTTAACGGCGGTGACCTGCGCACGTTGGCTTCTGACATCAAGAACCGCCTCGGAGACGCTGCCGGAATCGTGGTGCTCGCTTCCGAGAACGAGGGCGGCAAGCTGCCGTTCATCGTTGGCGCCACCAAGGCCGCGAATGAGCGAGGCGTCAAGGCCGGTAACCTGGTCAAGACTATTTCTAGTTACGTTGATGGCAAGGGCGGCGGTAAGCCGGATATGGCTCAGGGCTCCGGTGCCACTGCAGCCGGCCTGGATGCGGCCTTCAACGCTGTTCGAGACGAGCTTTCTGCTCTATAG
- a CDS encoding shikimate kinase, translating to MSSPHVVLVGPPGAGKSTIGRRLARALNCELVDSDELIEAREGKPCGEVFSALGEPTFREVEAEVVREALTTPGVVSLGGGAVLTESTRTLLDNLTVVFLDITPEEGVARTLGDANRPVLNSADPLAHYAQLLETRRPLYAEVADLKVRTGVRSPQQVVGDILSFLETL from the coding sequence ATGAGTTCCCCGCACGTTGTCCTCGTTGGCCCGCCCGGCGCCGGAAAATCCACCATCGGACGCCGCCTTGCGCGCGCTCTGAACTGCGAGCTCGTGGATTCCGATGAGCTCATTGAGGCTCGAGAAGGTAAGCCCTGCGGCGAGGTTTTCTCGGCGCTAGGAGAGCCCACTTTCCGCGAAGTTGAAGCTGAAGTCGTCCGCGAAGCTTTGACCACACCAGGAGTGGTGAGCCTAGGCGGCGGAGCCGTCCTGACCGAGTCCACTCGCACGCTGTTGGATAATCTCACCGTCGTCTTCCTCGACATCACCCCGGAAGAGGGCGTGGCTCGCACGCTGGGGGATGCCAACCGTCCCGTGCTCAACTCGGCCGATCCCCTCGCACACTATGCCCAGCTGCTTGAGACCCGCCGACCGCTGTACGCGGAGGTTGCTGACCTCAAAGTGCGTACCGGCGTGCGTTCCCCGCAGCAGGTGGTGGGCGATATCCTCAGCTTCCTCGAAACCCTGTAA
- the ruvX gene encoding Holliday junction resolvase RuvX: MAVEPDKPGVDDPGPGRRLGLDVGTVRIGVAVSDREARMAMPVETVQRETGFKDRDKGDIDRILEIIREYEAVEVAVGLPRDLKGNGSKSVKHAKEIAFRIRRRLAKDDTMKTTPPVRLVDERLTTVVATSALRASGVSEKRGRSVIDQAAAVEILQSWLDARHFALNGHQTSNLGDEVREP, translated from the coding sequence ATGGCTGTTGAACCGGATAAGCCAGGAGTAGATGACCCAGGCCCAGGCCGTCGTCTTGGGCTCGACGTGGGCACCGTGCGTATCGGCGTGGCGGTGTCGGACCGAGAGGCACGCATGGCTATGCCGGTTGAAACCGTGCAACGCGAAACCGGTTTCAAGGACCGCGATAAGGGCGACATTGATCGCATCCTCGAAATCATTCGTGAATATGAAGCCGTGGAGGTGGCCGTCGGGCTGCCGCGCGATCTCAAGGGCAATGGCTCAAAGAGTGTGAAACATGCCAAGGAAATAGCGTTTCGTATCCGCCGCCGCTTGGCAAAAGATGACACGATGAAGACAACTCCGCCCGTGCGTTTGGTGGATGAACGCCTGACTACAGTGGTGGCTACCTCCGCGCTGCGAGCCTCCGGCGTGTCAGAAAAACGCGGCCGCTCGGTCATTGACCAAGCGGCTGCGGTGGAAATTTTGCAATCCTGGCTGGATGCGCGCCATTTCGCGTTGAACGGCCACCAAACTTCAAACCTAGGAGACGAAGTACGTGAGCCGTAA
- the aroB gene encoding 3-dehydroquinate synthase — protein sequence MHIIPVNGPSPYEVTIGTDLSESIVERAASIGAAKVAIIHQPPLLAAAHALAAAAEKRGVEATLAEVPDAEAAKQLDVLAHLWDVLGQAGFSRRDAVIGLGGGAVTDLAGFAAATWMRGIPVIQAPTTLLAMVDAAVGGKTGINTSAGKNLVGAFHEPDSVFVDLERLRTLPDDEIVAGSAEIIKTGFIHDPVIIEHYIKNPALCLDPDGILPELIERSIAVKAHVVGQDLKESGLRETLNYGHTFGHAVERRERYIWRHGRAVAVGMMFIAHLSHARGLISADLVQTHREILESVGLPTTYEQGHFEELVEGMRHDKKNRGGRIRFVALTGIGETTRIEDATDDDLRAAYTKLSA from the coding sequence ATGCACATCATCCCGGTTAACGGCCCCTCGCCCTATGAGGTGACCATCGGCACAGATCTGAGCGAAAGCATTGTGGAGCGCGCCGCGTCCATCGGCGCGGCTAAGGTGGCTATCATCCACCAGCCACCTCTTCTCGCGGCCGCACACGCCCTCGCCGCCGCAGCCGAGAAGCGCGGGGTGGAGGCCACTCTTGCAGAGGTTCCTGATGCCGAAGCAGCGAAGCAGCTCGACGTACTGGCCCATCTGTGGGATGTCCTAGGGCAGGCAGGTTTTAGCCGCCGCGATGCGGTGATCGGCTTGGGCGGCGGGGCCGTCACGGACCTTGCGGGGTTTGCAGCGGCAACGTGGATGCGGGGCATTCCCGTTATCCAAGCACCGACGACCTTGTTGGCAATGGTGGACGCTGCCGTAGGTGGAAAGACCGGTATCAACACGTCTGCCGGCAAGAACTTAGTGGGCGCCTTCCACGAGCCAGACTCCGTCTTCGTGGACCTTGAGCGTTTGCGCACCCTTCCGGACGATGAAATCGTGGCGGGCTCGGCCGAAATCATCAAGACAGGATTTATTCATGATCCGGTCATCATCGAGCACTACATCAAGAATCCAGCCTTGTGCCTTGATCCAGACGGGATTCTACCGGAACTCATTGAGCGCTCTATCGCGGTTAAGGCCCACGTTGTGGGCCAGGATCTCAAGGAATCCGGTCTGCGAGAAACTCTCAATTACGGCCATACCTTCGGCCATGCAGTGGAGCGGCGTGAGCGCTACATCTGGCGCCATGGCCGCGCGGTGGCGGTAGGAATGATGTTCATCGCCCACCTGTCCCACGCCCGTGGGTTGATAAGCGCCGACCTCGTGCAGACCCACCGCGAGATTCTGGAGTCCGTGGGGCTTCCCACCACCTATGAACAAGGCCATTTCGAAGAGTTGGTGGAAGGCATGCGCCACGATAAAAAGAACCGTGGTGGCCGCATCCGCTTTGTAGCGCTCACGGGAATCGGGGAAACCACTCGAATTGAAGACGCCACCGATGATGACCTCCGAGCTGCGTACACCAAGCTCAGCGCCTAG